One genomic segment of Desulfarculaceae bacterium includes these proteins:
- the deoC gene encoding deoxyribose-phosphate aldolase, with amino-acid sequence MAMVKLKAVDNRFQADVWEQALTAEGIDYRLRTFADTAYDGLYVSQKGFGVFYVEEADKERAEMLVGALSPEAADPLAGPEALAGVIEHTLLDPEAGEAELEAHLAQCREMGCVAACVSPWMVPLAVAGLEGSGVAVCSVVGFPLGTPSGRTKLQEAIELAGEGATELDMVFNRGLAHSGRMARAVDEAAELAEAIRPARLKVILETSRLGPELSASAAQALAHSGAAFLKTGSGYFGEATVADVELLCEHGGGLAVKAAGGIRDLDGALELIEAGAARLGTSSGYAIWQEAGARWAEQD; translated from the coding sequence ATGGCCATGGTGAAACTTAAGGCCGTCGACAACCGCTTCCAAGCCGACGTCTGGGAGCAGGCGCTCACTGCCGAGGGCATCGACTACCGGCTGCGCACCTTTGCCGATACCGCCTACGACGGGCTCTACGTGAGCCAAAAGGGCTTCGGCGTGTTCTACGTCGAGGAGGCGGACAAGGAGCGGGCCGAGATGCTGGTGGGCGCCCTGAGCCCCGAGGCGGCCGACCCCCTGGCCGGGCCCGAGGCCCTGGCCGGGGTGATCGAGCACACCCTCCTGGACCCCGAGGCGGGCGAGGCCGAGCTGGAGGCGCATCTGGCCCAGTGCCGCGAGATGGGCTGCGTGGCGGCCTGCGTTTCGCCCTGGATGGTGCCCCTGGCCGTGGCCGGGCTGGAGGGCTCCGGCGTGGCGGTGTGCTCGGTGGTGGGCTTCCCCCTGGGCACCCCCAGCGGGCGCACCAAGCTGCAAGAGGCCATCGAGCTGGCCGGCGAGGGAGCCACGGAGCTGGACATGGTGTTCAACCGGGGGCTGGCCCACAGCGGCCGCATGGCCCGGGCGGTGGACGAGGCGGCCGAGCTGGCCGAGGCCATCCGTCCGGCGCGGCTAAAGGTGATCCTGGAGACCAGCCGCCTGGGGCCGGAGCTGAGCGCCTCGGCGGCCCAGGCCCTGGCCCACAGCGGGGCGGCCTTTTTGAAAACCGGCAGCGGCTATTTCGGCGAGGCCACGGTGGCCGACGTGGAGCTGCTCTGCGAGCACGGCGGCGGCCTGGCGGTCAAGGCGGCCGGGGGCATCCGCGACCTGGACGGGGCCCTGGAGCTGATCGAGGCGGGCGCGGCCCGTCTGGGCACCAGCAGCGGCTACGCCATCTGGCAAGAGGCCGGGGCGCGGTGGGCCGAGCAAGACTAG